From Nicotiana tabacum cultivar K326 chromosome 20, ASM71507v2, whole genome shotgun sequence, one genomic window encodes:
- the LOC107771739 gene encoding ARF guanine-nucleotide exchange factor GNOM-like isoform X1, with protein sequence MGRLRLQSSIKAIEEEPEDCETTSSNKTAIACMINSEVSAVLAVMRRNVRWGGRYASGDDQLEHSLIQSLKTLRKQLFSWQHSGQAISSALYLQPFLDVIRSDETGAPITSVALSSVFKILTLNIFDINTVNIEDAMHSVVDAVTSCRFEVTDPASEEVVLMKILKVLLACMRSKASVVLSNQHVCTIVNTCFRVVHQAGTKSELLQRIARHTMHELVRCIFAHLPEVDNMQHSIVRRHSSTKSEVQVAANDNEYSFSSKLGNGTGTSEYDSLPPSGGFTSSVSTGLLSTDEGIVMGDNGKDNIPYDLHLMTEPYGVPCMVEIFHFLCSLLNVVEHVGMGPRANTMAFDEDVPLFALGLINSAIELGGPAICSHPRLLSLVQDELFRNLMQFGLSLSPLILSMVCSIVLNLYQHLRTELKLQLEAFFSCVVLRLAQSRYGASYQQQEVAMEALVDFCRQKSFMVEMYANLDCDITCSNIFEDLANLLSKSAFPVNSPLSAMHILALDGLIAVIQGMAERIGNGSYDSEYTPINLEEYTPFWMVKCENYSDPDHWVPFVRRRKYIKRRLMIGADHFNRDPKKGLEFLQGTHLLPEKLDPQSVACFFRFTAGLDKNLVGDFLGNHDEFCVQVLHEFAGTFDFQDMNLDTALRLFLETFRLPGESQKIARVLEAFSERYYEQSPQILANKDAALLLSYSIIMLNTDQHNVQVKKKMTEEDFIRNNRHINGGNDLPREFLSELYHSICNNEIRTTPEQGAGFAEMNPSRWIDLMHKSKKTSPYIMCDSKAYLDHDMFAIMSGPTIAAISVVFDHAEHEDVYQTCIDGFLAVAKISACHHLEDVLDDLVVSLCKFTTLLNPSMVEEPVLAFGDDAKARMATVTVFNIANEYGDFIRTGWRNILDCILRLHKLGLLPARVASDAADDSEACSDPGHGKPLTNSSSAAHMQSLGTPRRSSGLMGRFSQLLSLDTEEPRSQPTEQQLAAHQRTLQTIQKCHIDTIFTGSKFLLADSLLQLARALIWAAGRPQKGSSSPEDEDTAVFCLELLIAITLNNRDRIELLWQGVYEHSANIVHSTIMPCALIEKAVFGLLRICQRLLPYKENFADELLKSLHLVLKLDARVADAYCEQITQEVSRLVKANAPHIRSQMGWRNITQLLSFTARHTEASEPGFDALCFIMSEGAHLSPANYVLCIDAARNFAESRTGPADRPACAVHLMAGSVACLARWSKDAREAMAEAEALKLSQDIGEMWLRLVQGLRKVCLDQREVRNHALSSLQMCLTGVDEIYLPHGLWLQCFDIVIFTMLDDLIELTSQKDYRNMEETLVLALKLLTKVFLQLLHELSQLTTFCKLWLGVLNRMEKYMKVKLRGKKSEKLQELVPELLKNTLVVMKSKGVLVQRGALGGDSLWELTWLHVNNIVPSLQSEVFPDNEPGHLDSDQTDIGRSAYDETGPS encoded by the exons ATGGGGCGCTTAAGGCTACAATCTAGTATCAAAGCAATTGAAGAAGAACCAGAAGATTGTGAGACGACTTCTTCCAACAAAACTGCTATAGCTTGTATGATTAATTCTGAAGTAAGTGCTGTTTTAGCAGTCATGAGAAGAAACGTGAGGTGGGGTGGTCGTTATGCTTCAGGAGATGATCAGCTAGAACACTCTCTAATCCAGTCTCTTAAGACTTTGCGTAAGCAGCTATTTTCATGGCAGCATTCAGGGCAAGCCATCAGTTCAGCCTTATATCTCCAGCCATTTCTGGATGTTATTCGGTCTGATGAAACTGGGGCACCAATCACTAGTGTTGCATTGTCTTCTGTTTTCAAGATTTTGACCCTCAATATTTTTGATATTAATACTGTCAATATTGAAGATGCAATGCACTCTGTTGTCGATGCTGTGACTAGTTGCAGATTTGAGGTGACAGATCCTGCATCAGAAGAAGTTGTATTGATGAAGATACTTAAAGTTCTTTTGGCCTGCATGAGAAGTAAAGCATCGGTTGTGTTGAGTAATCAGCATGTTTGCACCATCGTCAACACATGCTTCAGAGTAGTTCATCAAGCTGGAACAAAAAGTGAGCTCTTACAGCGGATAGCACGTCACAccatgcatgaactcgtgagatgTATTTTTGCGCACCTTCCAGAAGTTGACAACATGCAACATTCCATAGTTAGACGGCACAGTTCTACCAAAAGCGAGGTACAG GTTGCTGCTAATGATAACGAGTACAGTTTCAGTAGCAAGTTGGGAAATGGTACTGGTACCTCCGAATATGATAGCCTACCACCTTCTGGAGGTTTCACTTCTTCTGTTTCCACAGGTCTGCTTAGCACAGATGAAGGCATAGTCATGGGTGATAACGGGAAGGATAACATTCCTTATGACCTACATTTGATGACAGAGCCATATGGTGTCCCATGCATGGTCGAGATATTTCACTTCTTGTGCTCTTTGTTGAATGTTGTCGAACATGTAGGGATGGGTCCTAGAGCAAATACTATGGCATTTGATGAAGATGTTCCTCTATTTGCCCTTGGTTTGATTAACTCAGCCATTGAACTGGGAGGCCCTGCTATTTGCAGTCACCCCAGATTGTTGAGTTTAGTCCAGGATGAATTATTCCGTAATCTAATGCAGTTTGGTTTGTCATTGAGTCCATTGATTCTTTCAATGGTCTGCAGTATTGTTCTAAATCTGTATCAGCACTTGCGTACTGAACTAAAACTACAGCTTGAGGCTTTCTTTTCCTGTGTGGTCTTGAGACTTGCACAAAGTCGTTATGGGGCTTCATACCAGCAGCAGGAAGTAGCAATGGAGGCTCTTGTTGACTTTTGCAGACAAAAATCCTTCATGGTAGAAATGTATGCAAATTTAGATTGCGATATCACCTGCAGTAACATTTTTGAAGACCTTGCGAATTTATTATCTAAGAGTGCATTTCCGGTGAACTCTCCGTTGTCTGCCATGCACATTCTTGCTTTGGATGGTCTGATTGCTGTAATCCAGGGAATGGCTGAGAGGATAGGCAATGGATCCTATGATTCGGAATATACTCCAATAAATCTAGAGGAGTATACTCCATTCTGGATGGTTAAGTGTGAGAACTATAGTGATCCTGATCATTGGGTACCATTCGTACGTCGACGGAAGTACATCAAGAGAAGGTTAATGATTGGAGCTGATCACTTTAATAGGGACCCAAAGAAAGGGCTGGAGTTTCTTCAAGGAACACATCTATTGCCGGAAAAACTTGATCCACAGAGTGTGGCTTGCTTTTTTAGGTTCACAGCTGGGCTAGATAAGAATCTTGTTGGGGATTTTCTTGGAAATCATGATGAATTTTGTGTCCAGGTGCTTCATGAGTTTGCTGGAACATTTGATTTCCAAGACATGAACCTAGATACCGCATTGAGGCTTTTTTTGGAAACTTTCCGATTGCCTGGGGAATCTCAAAAGATAGCAAGGGTGCTTGAGGCATTTTCAGAGAGATACTATGAGCAATCTCCGCAGATTCTAGCTAATAAAGATGCTGCTCTGTTGTTATCGTATTCTATAATAATGCTCAACACTGACCAGCACAATGTTCAGGTAAAGAAGAAGATGACAGAGGAGGATTTCATCCGTAATAATCGGCACATTAATGGAGGTAATGATCTTCCTCGTGAATTTCTATCTGAATTGTACCATTCAATCTGCAACAATGAGATCCGGACAACACCAGAGCAAGGTGCTGGTTTTGCTGAAATGAACCcaagccgttggattgatttgatGCACAAATCTAAAAAAACATCTCCATACATCATGTGTGATTCTAAAGCCTACCTTGACCATGATATGTTTGCTATAATGTCGGGCCCTACTATTGCTGCTATCTCTGTGGTGTTTGATCATGCTGAACATGAGGATGTCTACCAAACTTGTATAGATGGTTTCTTGGCTGTTGCAAAGATTTCAGCTTGCCATCATCTTGAAGATGTTTTGGATGATCTAGTAGTATCTCTATGTAAGTTCACAACTCTCTTGAATCCCTCAATGGTGGAGGAACCTGTTTTAGCCTTTGGCGATGATGCAAAAGCAAGGATGGCAACTGTTACAGTTTTCAATATAGCAAACGAATATGGTGATTTTATCCGTACTGGCTGGAGAAATATCTTGGATTGCATCTTAAGACTGCACAAGCTTGGCCTTCTTCCTGCTCGTGTGGCCAGTGATGCGGCTGATGATTCAGAGGCTTGTTCTGATCCAGGACATGGGAAACCCCTCACAAATTCATCGTCTGCTGCTCATATGCAATCCCTAGGTACTCCCAGAAGATCTTCAGGACTTATGGGCCGGTTTAGTCAACTCCTATCTCTAGATACGGAAGAGCCTAGGTCTCAACCTACTGAGCAACAACTTGCGGCTCATCAGCGCACACTGCAGACAATTCAGAAATGCCATATTGATACCATCTTCACAGGAAGTAAGTTTCTCCTAGCTGATTCTTTGTTGCAGTTGGCAAGGGCCCTCATATGGGCTGCAGGGAGACCTCAGAAGGGCAGTAGTTCCCCCGAGGATGAAGATACCGCAGTGTTCTGCTTGGAATTGCTGATTGCAATCACCTTGAACAATAGAGATAGAATAGAACTTCTTTGGCAGGGAGTTTATGAACATAGTGCTAATATTGTACACTCAACAATAATGCCTTGTGCTCTAATTGAGAAAGCTGTTTTTGGACTACTGCGCATCTGCCAGAGACTTCTTCCTTATAAAGAGAACTTCGCAGATGAACTTCTAAAGTCACTACATCTTGTTCTCAAGCTTGATGCCCGGGTAGCTGATGCATACTGCGAACAAATTACGCAGGAAGTGAGTCGGCTGGTTAAAGCAAATGCTCCACATATCCGATCTCAAATGGGATGGCGAAATATTACTCAATTACTTTCTTTTACAGCTCGACATACAGAAGCTTCGGAACCAGGATTTGATGCCCTATGTTTCATCATGTCTGAGGGAGCCCATTTGTCTCCAGCTAATTATGTTCTTTGCATTGATGCAGCAAGAAATTTTGCAGAATCCCGTACTGGACCAGCTGATAGACCTGCTTGTGCGGTGCATCTTATGGCAGGTTCTGTTGCTTGTTTAGCACGCTGGTCCAAAGATGCCAGGGAAGCGATGGCGGAGGCAGAAGCTTTGAAGCTATCTCAGGATATAGGGGAAATGTGGCTGAGGCTTGTACAGGGTCTAAGGAAAGTTTGTCTGGATCAGAGAGAAGTTAGGAATCATGCTCTTTCATCCCTACAAATGTGTTTGACAGGAGTAGATGAAATTTACCTTCCACATGGTCTCTGGTTGCAGTGCTTTGATATTGTCATTTTCACAATGCTGGACGACTTGATTGAGCTCACATCACAGAAAGATTATCGAAACATGGAAGAGACGCTTGTTCTTGCCTTGAAGCTTttaactaaggtgtttttacaaTTGCTTCACGAGCTATCTCAATTGACCACCTTCTGTAAACTCTGGCTTGGAGTCCTCAACCGGATGGAGAAATACATGAAGGTGAAGCTTAGAGGTAAGAAAAGTGAAAAGCTTCAGGAGCTAGTCCCTGAACTTCTTAAGAACACCTTGGTTGTAATGAAATCTAAGGGGGTACTTGTTCAGAGGGGTGCTCTCGGTGGAGATAGCTTGTGGGAGCTGACATGGTTGCACGTGAATAATATCGTTCCTTCTCTGCAATCTGAGGTGTTCCCTGATAATGAGCCAGGACACTTAGACTCTGACCAGACAGACATAGGTAGAAGTGC
- the LOC107771739 gene encoding ARF guanine-nucleotide exchange factor GNOM-like isoform X2, which yields MGRLRLQSSIKAIEEEPEDCETTSSNKTAIACMINSEVSAVLAVMRRNVRWGGRYASGDDQLEHSLIQSLKTLRKQLFSWQHSGQAISSALYLQPFLDVIRSDETGAPITSVALSSVFKILTLNIFDINTVNIEDAMHSVVDAVTSCRFEVTDPASEEVVLMKILKVLLACMRSKASVVLSNQHVCTIVNTCFRVVHQAGTKSELLQRIARHTMHELVRCIFAHLPEVDNMQHSIVRRHSSTKSEVAANDNEYSFSSKLGNGTGTSEYDSLPPSGGFTSSVSTGLLSTDEGIVMGDNGKDNIPYDLHLMTEPYGVPCMVEIFHFLCSLLNVVEHVGMGPRANTMAFDEDVPLFALGLINSAIELGGPAICSHPRLLSLVQDELFRNLMQFGLSLSPLILSMVCSIVLNLYQHLRTELKLQLEAFFSCVVLRLAQSRYGASYQQQEVAMEALVDFCRQKSFMVEMYANLDCDITCSNIFEDLANLLSKSAFPVNSPLSAMHILALDGLIAVIQGMAERIGNGSYDSEYTPINLEEYTPFWMVKCENYSDPDHWVPFVRRRKYIKRRLMIGADHFNRDPKKGLEFLQGTHLLPEKLDPQSVACFFRFTAGLDKNLVGDFLGNHDEFCVQVLHEFAGTFDFQDMNLDTALRLFLETFRLPGESQKIARVLEAFSERYYEQSPQILANKDAALLLSYSIIMLNTDQHNVQVKKKMTEEDFIRNNRHINGGNDLPREFLSELYHSICNNEIRTTPEQGAGFAEMNPSRWIDLMHKSKKTSPYIMCDSKAYLDHDMFAIMSGPTIAAISVVFDHAEHEDVYQTCIDGFLAVAKISACHHLEDVLDDLVVSLCKFTTLLNPSMVEEPVLAFGDDAKARMATVTVFNIANEYGDFIRTGWRNILDCILRLHKLGLLPARVASDAADDSEACSDPGHGKPLTNSSSAAHMQSLGTPRRSSGLMGRFSQLLSLDTEEPRSQPTEQQLAAHQRTLQTIQKCHIDTIFTGSKFLLADSLLQLARALIWAAGRPQKGSSSPEDEDTAVFCLELLIAITLNNRDRIELLWQGVYEHSANIVHSTIMPCALIEKAVFGLLRICQRLLPYKENFADELLKSLHLVLKLDARVADAYCEQITQEVSRLVKANAPHIRSQMGWRNITQLLSFTARHTEASEPGFDALCFIMSEGAHLSPANYVLCIDAARNFAESRTGPADRPACAVHLMAGSVACLARWSKDAREAMAEAEALKLSQDIGEMWLRLVQGLRKVCLDQREVRNHALSSLQMCLTGVDEIYLPHGLWLQCFDIVIFTMLDDLIELTSQKDYRNMEETLVLALKLLTKVFLQLLHELSQLTTFCKLWLGVLNRMEKYMKVKLRGKKSEKLQELVPELLKNTLVVMKSKGVLVQRGALGGDSLWELTWLHVNNIVPSLQSEVFPDNEPGHLDSDQTDIGRSAYDETGPS from the exons ATGGGGCGCTTAAGGCTACAATCTAGTATCAAAGCAATTGAAGAAGAACCAGAAGATTGTGAGACGACTTCTTCCAACAAAACTGCTATAGCTTGTATGATTAATTCTGAAGTAAGTGCTGTTTTAGCAGTCATGAGAAGAAACGTGAGGTGGGGTGGTCGTTATGCTTCAGGAGATGATCAGCTAGAACACTCTCTAATCCAGTCTCTTAAGACTTTGCGTAAGCAGCTATTTTCATGGCAGCATTCAGGGCAAGCCATCAGTTCAGCCTTATATCTCCAGCCATTTCTGGATGTTATTCGGTCTGATGAAACTGGGGCACCAATCACTAGTGTTGCATTGTCTTCTGTTTTCAAGATTTTGACCCTCAATATTTTTGATATTAATACTGTCAATATTGAAGATGCAATGCACTCTGTTGTCGATGCTGTGACTAGTTGCAGATTTGAGGTGACAGATCCTGCATCAGAAGAAGTTGTATTGATGAAGATACTTAAAGTTCTTTTGGCCTGCATGAGAAGTAAAGCATCGGTTGTGTTGAGTAATCAGCATGTTTGCACCATCGTCAACACATGCTTCAGAGTAGTTCATCAAGCTGGAACAAAAAGTGAGCTCTTACAGCGGATAGCACGTCACAccatgcatgaactcgtgagatgTATTTTTGCGCACCTTCCAGAAGTTGACAACATGCAACATTCCATAGTTAGACGGCACAGTTCTACCAAAAGCGAG GTTGCTGCTAATGATAACGAGTACAGTTTCAGTAGCAAGTTGGGAAATGGTACTGGTACCTCCGAATATGATAGCCTACCACCTTCTGGAGGTTTCACTTCTTCTGTTTCCACAGGTCTGCTTAGCACAGATGAAGGCATAGTCATGGGTGATAACGGGAAGGATAACATTCCTTATGACCTACATTTGATGACAGAGCCATATGGTGTCCCATGCATGGTCGAGATATTTCACTTCTTGTGCTCTTTGTTGAATGTTGTCGAACATGTAGGGATGGGTCCTAGAGCAAATACTATGGCATTTGATGAAGATGTTCCTCTATTTGCCCTTGGTTTGATTAACTCAGCCATTGAACTGGGAGGCCCTGCTATTTGCAGTCACCCCAGATTGTTGAGTTTAGTCCAGGATGAATTATTCCGTAATCTAATGCAGTTTGGTTTGTCATTGAGTCCATTGATTCTTTCAATGGTCTGCAGTATTGTTCTAAATCTGTATCAGCACTTGCGTACTGAACTAAAACTACAGCTTGAGGCTTTCTTTTCCTGTGTGGTCTTGAGACTTGCACAAAGTCGTTATGGGGCTTCATACCAGCAGCAGGAAGTAGCAATGGAGGCTCTTGTTGACTTTTGCAGACAAAAATCCTTCATGGTAGAAATGTATGCAAATTTAGATTGCGATATCACCTGCAGTAACATTTTTGAAGACCTTGCGAATTTATTATCTAAGAGTGCATTTCCGGTGAACTCTCCGTTGTCTGCCATGCACATTCTTGCTTTGGATGGTCTGATTGCTGTAATCCAGGGAATGGCTGAGAGGATAGGCAATGGATCCTATGATTCGGAATATACTCCAATAAATCTAGAGGAGTATACTCCATTCTGGATGGTTAAGTGTGAGAACTATAGTGATCCTGATCATTGGGTACCATTCGTACGTCGACGGAAGTACATCAAGAGAAGGTTAATGATTGGAGCTGATCACTTTAATAGGGACCCAAAGAAAGGGCTGGAGTTTCTTCAAGGAACACATCTATTGCCGGAAAAACTTGATCCACAGAGTGTGGCTTGCTTTTTTAGGTTCACAGCTGGGCTAGATAAGAATCTTGTTGGGGATTTTCTTGGAAATCATGATGAATTTTGTGTCCAGGTGCTTCATGAGTTTGCTGGAACATTTGATTTCCAAGACATGAACCTAGATACCGCATTGAGGCTTTTTTTGGAAACTTTCCGATTGCCTGGGGAATCTCAAAAGATAGCAAGGGTGCTTGAGGCATTTTCAGAGAGATACTATGAGCAATCTCCGCAGATTCTAGCTAATAAAGATGCTGCTCTGTTGTTATCGTATTCTATAATAATGCTCAACACTGACCAGCACAATGTTCAGGTAAAGAAGAAGATGACAGAGGAGGATTTCATCCGTAATAATCGGCACATTAATGGAGGTAATGATCTTCCTCGTGAATTTCTATCTGAATTGTACCATTCAATCTGCAACAATGAGATCCGGACAACACCAGAGCAAGGTGCTGGTTTTGCTGAAATGAACCcaagccgttggattgatttgatGCACAAATCTAAAAAAACATCTCCATACATCATGTGTGATTCTAAAGCCTACCTTGACCATGATATGTTTGCTATAATGTCGGGCCCTACTATTGCTGCTATCTCTGTGGTGTTTGATCATGCTGAACATGAGGATGTCTACCAAACTTGTATAGATGGTTTCTTGGCTGTTGCAAAGATTTCAGCTTGCCATCATCTTGAAGATGTTTTGGATGATCTAGTAGTATCTCTATGTAAGTTCACAACTCTCTTGAATCCCTCAATGGTGGAGGAACCTGTTTTAGCCTTTGGCGATGATGCAAAAGCAAGGATGGCAACTGTTACAGTTTTCAATATAGCAAACGAATATGGTGATTTTATCCGTACTGGCTGGAGAAATATCTTGGATTGCATCTTAAGACTGCACAAGCTTGGCCTTCTTCCTGCTCGTGTGGCCAGTGATGCGGCTGATGATTCAGAGGCTTGTTCTGATCCAGGACATGGGAAACCCCTCACAAATTCATCGTCTGCTGCTCATATGCAATCCCTAGGTACTCCCAGAAGATCTTCAGGACTTATGGGCCGGTTTAGTCAACTCCTATCTCTAGATACGGAAGAGCCTAGGTCTCAACCTACTGAGCAACAACTTGCGGCTCATCAGCGCACACTGCAGACAATTCAGAAATGCCATATTGATACCATCTTCACAGGAAGTAAGTTTCTCCTAGCTGATTCTTTGTTGCAGTTGGCAAGGGCCCTCATATGGGCTGCAGGGAGACCTCAGAAGGGCAGTAGTTCCCCCGAGGATGAAGATACCGCAGTGTTCTGCTTGGAATTGCTGATTGCAATCACCTTGAACAATAGAGATAGAATAGAACTTCTTTGGCAGGGAGTTTATGAACATAGTGCTAATATTGTACACTCAACAATAATGCCTTGTGCTCTAATTGAGAAAGCTGTTTTTGGACTACTGCGCATCTGCCAGAGACTTCTTCCTTATAAAGAGAACTTCGCAGATGAACTTCTAAAGTCACTACATCTTGTTCTCAAGCTTGATGCCCGGGTAGCTGATGCATACTGCGAACAAATTACGCAGGAAGTGAGTCGGCTGGTTAAAGCAAATGCTCCACATATCCGATCTCAAATGGGATGGCGAAATATTACTCAATTACTTTCTTTTACAGCTCGACATACAGAAGCTTCGGAACCAGGATTTGATGCCCTATGTTTCATCATGTCTGAGGGAGCCCATTTGTCTCCAGCTAATTATGTTCTTTGCATTGATGCAGCAAGAAATTTTGCAGAATCCCGTACTGGACCAGCTGATAGACCTGCTTGTGCGGTGCATCTTATGGCAGGTTCTGTTGCTTGTTTAGCACGCTGGTCCAAAGATGCCAGGGAAGCGATGGCGGAGGCAGAAGCTTTGAAGCTATCTCAGGATATAGGGGAAATGTGGCTGAGGCTTGTACAGGGTCTAAGGAAAGTTTGTCTGGATCAGAGAGAAGTTAGGAATCATGCTCTTTCATCCCTACAAATGTGTTTGACAGGAGTAGATGAAATTTACCTTCCACATGGTCTCTGGTTGCAGTGCTTTGATATTGTCATTTTCACAATGCTGGACGACTTGATTGAGCTCACATCACAGAAAGATTATCGAAACATGGAAGAGACGCTTGTTCTTGCCTTGAAGCTTttaactaaggtgtttttacaaTTGCTTCACGAGCTATCTCAATTGACCACCTTCTGTAAACTCTGGCTTGGAGTCCTCAACCGGATGGAGAAATACATGAAGGTGAAGCTTAGAGGTAAGAAAAGTGAAAAGCTTCAGGAGCTAGTCCCTGAACTTCTTAAGAACACCTTGGTTGTAATGAAATCTAAGGGGGTACTTGTTCAGAGGGGTGCTCTCGGTGGAGATAGCTTGTGGGAGCTGACATGGTTGCACGTGAATAATATCGTTCCTTCTCTGCAATCTGAGGTGTTCCCTGATAATGAGCCAGGACACTTAGACTCTGACCAGACAGACATAGGTAGAAGTGC